Below is a window of Roseivirga misakiensis DNA.
TGTTGGTGCTAGAGCTCTTTATCAGCTTTCTTGTTTGATCGGCAATGCCTAAGATTCTGATATTCAATCTTTAATTGTCACAATTTCCAGCTAAAATATCCTCTCTACTCGGGTTAAAGGCATTTTCTCTGATGTCCACCTCGCCATTGAAGTTTTGATTGTTAAATAAACCTGTTAGTCCGCAGAAATCGCTTAACCCAGGGTTCTTTAAGAAGACAATTCTATTGGTATCATTGAGGTTTTGTAAGCCACCTAAATTCTGCAAATTCTCGTTTGACGAGATCACTACGCTTTCGGCAACATTGACATTTTCAAGTCCATTTAAATTTTGGAGATTTAGATTCAAACCTATGCCCAACGATTCAGTCACATTTTTAAGATTATTTAAACCAGTCATGTCAACCAATTTATTGTTGAGCGTGATATCCAAAAAGTTGAGTTCGGTTATACCCTGAAGACCATCCAAATTGTTCAGGTTAGGGTTAGCTTGAATCACGAGGTTCTCTAAGGCATTTAGATTTGAAAGGGCCGAGATAGTCTCGAGGGCAGGATTTTGATTGATGAAAACACTTATTTCTACTTCATTCAGCCCATTTAAACCATTTAAGCTAACCAGTCTGGTATTACTATAAATGTTTAACAAGGTCAGGCTATTTACACCCTCAAAACCGTTTAGGTTTGTAAGTTCTGGATTGAAGCTAATGGACAACCTACCACCTAAATCGTTCAATGATCCAAGGCCACTCGTACTTGCCAATTTTTGATTATTTAAGATGGTGAAATCACCTCCTATGGATCCCAAGGCTGATAAACCATCGAGATTTTCTAATTGATCATTATCTTCAATTTCAACATCACCTAAAACTTCTTTGAGTCCATTGAGTCCATCCAAAGAAGAGATAGAATTTCCGCTAATTGATAAAACTGATTCTACTGAAATTATGCTATTTAATGGGCTCAGGTCTACGATTGGATCGTCTGCACTGATGGAATTTATCGCAAGAGAACCCTTGATAACTTCATAACCTTTTTGTCCAAAGTCATTTACTTCTGTTTGACTTCTTAAGAATATATTATCTGTTGTGGTAGGTATTGAGTCGTCGTTGGAGCAGCCGTTCAAGATTAGAACCAAAGACAAAGAGAAGGTGAGGTATTTAAGTGTTGTTTTCATGATATGAACTTAAACTATTTGGTTGGATAATTGACAGTTTAGGTTGACAACAATTATACCAGAAATCAAATAATTCTTTGGAAGGTATTTATTTGATATATCGTTGATGGCAATTAGGAGCTCAGTCGAATGCAACAATGAAATCTTTGTTTCAAATATATTTAGCTTCTTGAGTTAGCTACCGAAATGGACATCATTGCCCTTGAAAAGCATTTTCTTGTCTCAAATGCAAGTCGGATACCAGTCAAGGCAACTTAGCAAGGTTTAGTTACTGCAGCTTCCGGAATCAATATCTTCTCTACTTGGGTTAAAGGCGTTCTCTCTAGCATCAAAAAAACCAGTAAAAGCTTCACTTTTGACTAGGTCAGAGACATCACAAAAATCTGAAAGTGCCGAATTACTAAAAAATTTAAGAACACTAGAATTTTCTAAGTTATGCAATCCTCTGAGGTTAGTCAATTTTGGGTTAAAATGTAACTCAATTCTCTCAATGGTTTGAGACGACTCTAATCCGTTAACGTTTTCTAGATTAGCATTCTCAGCGATTCCCAAGGTTCCTATGTTAACCAAGCTGTTTAGACCAGAAAGGTCTGTAAGTGAATTGTTTATGCTAATTATGAAATCTCTACTGACAGTAGATAGATTATTCAGTCCGCTCAGGCTTGTCAGATTATCATTTCTGAATAGATAGACATTTTCGGTAGTTGTAATCCCCTGTAGTCCATTCAGGTTTTGCAGATTTATATTAGACCTAACGGATAGGGTTGAGACAGATTCAAGGTTGACCAAGGCCGAAATATCCAATAATGATGGATTGAATTCAATCATTAAGGTTTCAGTGCTATGAATATTATTCAGTCCATCAAGACTTTGCAAAGAAGGATTTCCGGTGACGACTAAGTCGTTTGGCACATCTGTTACTTGAGCAAAGCCAAGAATATCCTGTAAGAGCGTGTTACCGGATATAGTGAGACTTGACCCTACAGCATTTAGTTTTGCTAAGCCAATAGTACTTGCAAGGTTTGTATTGTTTCGTAAAAAGAAACTTTGATCAATTCGAACGAGTTCACTCAAACCATCAAGACTCGTTAAAGACGTATTATTGTCTATACTCATGAAGCCGTTGACCTCTTCGAGATTGTTCAACCCAGTGAGGTCGGTAATATCAGTTTTTAGGATTTGAAAACTTCCTTCAACCCTTGTCAGCGTCTGTAGGGGACTTAGATCTGTAATTGGGTCACTGTAGTCAGAGGTAGCAATCATTAATGACCCTGCTATAGAACCATAGCCTTTGGCGCCAAACTCTTCTAGTTCTGATTGACTACCAATACTTGCATCATCAACTAATATAGAGGGGGTGTCGTCTTCATTGCAACTCGTAATGAGAATTGCCGATAGTAAAACGATAAGAATTCTATTTTTCATGATATCGTAATTTAAGTCTAAAGGGTTCTTGCTTTGTAATAACGTAATGTAGCATTATAGTTACATTTTTTTACTGCATATCAATACCATTTTATATACCTACAATCAAGCGAAAGTTCCTCAGGGTTTCATATTCGTTGTCTTAACTTTATCGAAATTCAACAGACCTCAGATCCATTTTTCGGAGCTTTCCAATAATAAAAGTAACGAATTCATTGGGAGTTTTCGGATCAGCTTTGATCACGATCCGCACATTTTTGCTGGTGACATTGCGGTAAGCTAGGCGGTCGATTTCTTCGAAAAGAATACTCTCTAAACTGTTAATAGGAACATTTTCTCCTTTGAATTCCAACAGTCGATTTTCGGTGAGTTGAAGTTCGAATTTGGCGTGATTGACGGAAAAGCGCTGATAATATGTAAATAGTGCTACCGTGGTTTGGGTTGATTCGTTCAGCGATAAAATATCCGTTGAAGACAATAGGTTGTCCCAAGGCTCACGATCAATAACTCCTTGAATACCAAATGCTAAAGGGTCAACATTCTCCTTAAGTTTAGCCAGTTTATCATATATGTTAGATGGATCGTTAAGGTCTTCTTCGATTAATATTTCTTTTTCGATCAACTCATTTTTAAAATCAACCAGAATTTTTTCAACGTCTATGTCAAATTGGATTTGAGCGTAAGCTCGTTCTATTTCTTTGGAAAAGGGCTCGCTAGACTGTGCGGTCAATAGGACCAAACAAATGCATATTAATGGGAGGAGGAACAATGATTTCTTCTTCATGCTCTAAATAAACTAAATAATTAGTTATAAGAAAAGCCATTTACAATTTTTAGACATTATGAAAGCCTAATTACCGTCACAATCTTCATCAATGATTTCCTGTAGGGTAGGGTTGTCCGAATTATCGGTGATGCTTATTGGTAGATCAATACCTTCTGCCGTTACGAATTCTTTTAATGCACAGAAATCATCTAGGAATGGATTGTTTCGAATGACTAATTCTCCAGTAATCGTTTCAAGACCAGTCAATCCTGCCAAGCTTAAAAGGGTATTGTTTGACTGAATCAGCGCCTCGTTAATGCTCCTGAGGTTTTCCAGACCTGTTAGTGAAGTAATGTCTGTTTCTGAAATTTCTAATAATCCGCCAACGGTCATTAACGACATTAGACCACTTAAACTACTTAAAAATGGGTTTCGACTTATCGTAAGGTTCAAGGTCACGTCGGTGATATTTGCTAAACCTAGTAGAGAAGTAAGTTTTGGGTTATCTGAAACTATGAGAGTCGATAGATTTCTGAGTCTCGAAAGTGTATTGATGTTCTGTAATTCGGCATTCCCAACAATCGATAAAGCATCAATGGTGCTTAGGTTATCCAGTCCATCTAGATTTCGTAAAAGTGGATTGCCTTGTATGAAAAGTGTGCCTTGTATTTCAACAAGCTGACTTAACCCGTTTAATTCAACAAGATTAGTATTCGCTATTTCTAAAACGCCTTGAATACTTGTCAACCCAGTCAAGTTGATGGATGTAATATTTGATTCAATGCCATTATTGGCACCTATTCTTACGTCGCCTATAATGGTTGTATAACCAAGCTTGGCAAAATCGTCAATCGCTTCTTGAGTATTAAGAAAAAGGTCTCCGTTGAAAACCCCCATGTTACTGGGTTGTTCGTCACTATTGCATGAAACGAATAGAAGTAAGACTCCGAAGCGTAAGACGAAACTCTTAACCTGATGCTGAAATGATATTGATGGGAGTTTAAACACATAAGGATAACTCCTAATTTACGTTAAGCAACATTTTCGCCGTTTTGGTTTCGCTGTTACCAGCTGGTATTCATTGATCTTGAGTGATCGATTTTTAAGATTCCAATGAATTGAATGTCATATGATTTACCGTTCTGCGCTCAAACTCTACTAACCACATAGGGTATTGGCACAATTACATGATTCTGTTTGTATGGTGCTCACAGAAGCAGTATTATGCATGCTGAATTAAAACGAGAATACATTGGAAGTTATAGAAACCGCAGTTCGAGATTTTAGTAATTGGATTTGGGGAATACCTTTACTCATTTTAGTGATGGGTGGGGGCTTATTCTTTATGATCTATTCAAAATTCACACCTTTTCTTTACTTCCGTCATGCGATCAATGTCCTCCGCGGAAAGTACGATGAGGATGACAAAGAGGGCCAAATTAGTCATTATGAGGCATTATCTACGGCTATTGCTTCAACTGTTGGTATGGGCAATATCAGTGGTGTTGCCGTGGCAATTACCGCAGGTGGTCCCGGAGCAATTTTCTGGATGTGGGTATCGGCGTTTTTTGGAATTGCCACAAAATATTTCACTTGTACACTCGCTGTAATGTACCGTGGTAAAGATTCTGATGGCGAGGTTCGAGGTGGACCAATGTACGTGATTACGGAAGGTTTGGGTCAAAAGTGGAAGCCTTTGGCGGTCTTCTTCTGCATTTTTGCGCTTGCAGGTGCTTTACCAATCTTTCAAGCCAATCAACTCACAGCTGCCCTTAATACTATCTTGGGTCCAGCGGTTGGCTATAATACCGAATCTTCATTTATGTTTTTAGGAGCTAATATCTCTTATGCTTCAATGATCACTGGCCTTGTTTTAATGGTTTTGGTATCCACTGTGATTTTTGGGGGAATAAAGAAAATAAGTAAAGTAGCTTCTAAGCTGGTACCAGCGATGGTAGTTATCTACTTCGTTTTGGTAATTTATATTCTGCTCCAAAATTTTGCCGCTATTCCGGGAATATTTGGTTCTATTATCGAAGAGGCATTTACAGGTAATGCTATCCTTGGTGGAGGATTAGGTGCTATTATTATTCAGGGTGCCAGAAGAGCGGCTTTTTCTAATGAAGCAGGTATTGGTACTGCGCCAATGGTTCATGGTGATACAAAAACAGATGAACCAGTTCGCGAAGGTCTTGTCGCCATGTTAGGACCAGCTATTGATACACTCATAGTTTGTACACTTACAGCATTGGTTATTTTAAGCACAGGCGTTTATGAGCCTTATTTGGGTAAAAGTGTGGAAGGAATTCCAGTGACGCTAGAAGCCTTTAATCAAGCAATTCCTGGTGGAGCTGGTGGCTACTTACTAGGCTTGTGTATTATGATTTTTGCCGTTTCTACTTTGCTATCTTACTCATATTATGGGGTGAAATGTATGTCCTTTTTATTGGGTGCGAAACGTGGCAAGATTTACAACTACATTTACATAGGAACAATTATTCTCGGCGCAGTCGCGTCGCTTGATTTTGTGTTTACGCTCATCGATAGCAGTTTCGCTTTGATGGCGATACCTACGATTTTATCGGCAATTCTCCTCGCACCTAAGGTGACGGCTGCTTCTAAAGATTATTTTGCCCGTCTTAAAAATGGGGAAATGGGTTAGTTGCGTTGGACGCCCTCTTCTGTAAGCTTGATTAGAAATTTTCGGAAACGCCGCGTATTGTAATTAGCCATTCCTGTATGTCTCACAACGACTTCGCCTTTTGGAGAAATCACGAAAGTAGAAGGAACATAACCTGTTTCGTACATATTGGGTAACCTGCCGACCATTTGATGAATAGGTAGGTCAAAACCTTTCTTATCAACCCATTTTATGGCGGTTTCCATTTCTCTGTCTTCGGAAATCATCAGAAAGACAATGTCATCATAGTCTGCTAATTTTTTCTTCAGGCCATTTATATTGGGCATTTCAGCCACGCAAGGCGGGCACCATGTAGCCCAAATATTCATGAAAATTGTTTTGCCTTTCAGCGTATTGACATCGATGATGTTACCATCACGATCGGTTACTTTGAAGTTTAAATCAGCAGTGAAAACAGAGCTTTCGTCTAACTCAGAAGCACTAACGATTCCTGTTTCGAGAAATACTTGCTGAACCTTGCCAAATACCTCTGCTTGGGCGCCAGTCAGGTAAATAATAGCGAATATTGAAACGATCACCGTAAGCTCGATGATGTCTCTTCTAGTCACTTTGGCTTTTTTAGGCTTCTTCATAGGCTAATGTTACATCAAAACTACTGAACAAGTTCAGTTTAAGAAAAGGAATTTGTCAGTCAGATAACGGAAAATAATTGAAACCTTCATGCATTGTCCTTGTTATTGTTGAATATCGCAGCTGAAATTGTTTCAGCACGACAACCTTAATAGAGCAATTATAAAATGAGATTAGTTAAGAAGCTTTTTGTTATCCTACTTGTTGTTTCAGCAACATGGTCTTGTAGTCAAAAAGAGGGCGTTTCTTTTGAAAACCTTGAAGATGGACAAGAAGTAAGTAGCCCAGTTTTAGTGAAAATGGGTGTTAGTGGTATGGAAGTTCAACCTGCTGGGGAAGTAGTAAAAGGAACGGGCCATCACCACATGATCATTGACGGATCATTTATTAAAACTGGCGTACCTGTACCCGCAAACGATACACACATTCATTATGGAAAAGGTCAAGTAGAAGCGGAACTTAATTTATCGCCTGGAGAACACACCTTAACGCTTCAATTTGCCAATGGTATCCACCAGTCCTATGGTGAAGAATGGAGTAAGACCATCACGATTAACGTAAAATAATTCCTTGGAAAAGATTAATGCCAAAGGCGCTCCAGAAGCACTTGGGCCATATGTATCCGCTGTTCGAACGGGTAATTTGGTTTTCTGTTCTGGTCAAACTGGAATCAACCCTGAAACAGGTAAGGTTGATAAAACCTGTGTTGAAGGCCAAACAAAGCAGGTAATGAGAAACCTTGCGGCAGTATTAGATTCGCAAGGTTTGACGCTTAATGATATCGTGAAGTGTAATGTCTATTTGAGCGACATTGCAAATTTTGATAAGATGAATGTAGTTTATGGTGAAATGCTAGCAGGTCATACGCCAGCTAGAACAACCGTGGCTGTGGCGGGTTTGCCCTTAAATGCTTTAGTAGAAATAGAATGTATTGCTGAGGTGAAATAACTTGTTATTTCACCCGCTTTAACCCCTGTTTGGCCAATTGCATCTTAGGGTCATCACTCAGTGAGGATTTGTAATAAGCTTTGGCTTTCTCTTTATCACCGATTTTTTCGTAAATCATTCCTAACCTCATTTTGGCAGCGGCGAAGGAGGGTGCTCCTTGTTGAATAGGCAAAGTCATATAGGTTTCGAGGGCTTTTATTCCTTCTTCCGTGCGTTGCCCTGACAGTGCACTGGTTCTGCCAAATTGATAAATGGCGTTTGTATTTTCAGGCTCATTTAAACGCATATCTTCAAAATGCTTAAAGGCCTTCTCATACATTGCTCGGTTTTGGTAAAATGTTCCAAGCGATGTCTTATAGCGATTGTCAAGAGCAACTAATTTGAGTAAAGCATCTTCTGCTTTGACATATTCTTCTTTTCGCTGATATACGGTGGAAAGAGCTAGATAACCCTCTTTTTCATTAAAGCTCTTAATGGTTTGAGCAGTATTCAAAGCTTTATCTAAACTACCTCCCATAAAAGCTGGTGCTTGGGTATAATATTCAATTAAGCCTTTTTGAGCGTCTAAGTTTTGTGGATCAATGGCAATTGCTTTTTCGTAGTTCTTTCTAATCTTGGGGGCGATTATACCCTGTCTAATTCTACTAGAGTTTTGTGCATAAACTCCGTAAGCGTTGCCTAACCAAGTATAGTAATCCGAATTCTGATCGTTCTTTTTGATCACAGTTTTAAAGTGGTCGATCGCCTGGCTATAATCGTCATTGTCGAAGGCGATTCTTCCTAGGTAATACTGAGCCTTTTCATAATCTTCTGATTTTGAGTTTACCTCGACCAGTATCCCTTTAGCAGATTTTGAATCTCCGTTCTTATAAAATTTTATGGCTTCTTCGAGATTTTGAGCAAATACACTCGAAGAAAGAAGCACTAAGCATGTGTAAATAAGTGACCTTTTCATGACTTGACCTTTTCTATTAGATGCACTACTACAAGATAAGGTTGCGTTGAGAAAATAAGAACGACATCGCTCAATAATTTCTAAGGCACAAAAAAACCGCCTCACTTTATACCTAAAAAAGGAGTGAGGCGGTCTTTGCAAAACGGGAAGGCTTAGTTTCCGTCAGGTAGACTAATGTCTACATTATTTCTGTAGTCACCCAGTAGGTGCTCTGCGAAGAAATACCACATCATTTGCTCGTAGTAATCTCGTTTGCTACCGTAGCCATGTCTGGCACCTGGGATTGGCATATAATCAAAACGCTTACCTGCTTTCATGAGCTCGTTAGCCAGCCTTAAACTGTTTGCTGGGTTCACGTTGTTATCTCTAGTACCGTGCGTAATTAACAAGTGCCCTTTTAGGTTCTTAGCGATCGATGGGTTGGTTTTTACCTTCGCTTTCCAAGTAGTTTCGGTATACTCGTTACCATCTTTATCCTTTTTCTTCTTATCGACACGTGTCACACCATTATGTGTTTCACCCCACCATTTATTGTAAACGTTGTTGTCGTGGTTACCAGCAGAAGACGCAGCTGCGTCATAAAAATCTGGATACATAAGCATAGCCGCAGTCGACATAAATCCGCCTCCAGAATGCCCGAAGATTCCTACATTATCAATGTCAATGAAGTCGTGGCGATCGGCAAGTATTTCTATAGAACGTTTGTCATCGGCCAAAGCATAATCTCTAAGGTTTTCATAACCATAAGTGTGGTAATATTTATCTCGCATTGGGCTACCACCTCTGTGTCCCATACTTACTACAATAAAACCAAGTTGAGCAAGTGCAGTATTGTATCCTGAAGTGATGCTAAAGTCATTGCCAAAAGACTCCACTTGAGGACCAGGGTATACATAGGAAATGATCGGGTACTTACGTGTAGAATCAAAATCGAATGGTTTGAACATAACACCATATAGATCTGTGATCCCATCATCTGCCTTCATTGTAAAACGTTCAGGCATTTGCCAACCAGCTTCGTACAATAGGGATAAATCAGCAGATTCTAGTTCCATAATCACGTTTCCATTGCTGTCCTTCAATAGTGATTTCGGTGCCACGTCAGTTGCGGAATAATTATCGACGTAGTACTTCGATGACTCTGACATATTCATCGAATGGTTTGCCGCTTCTGTACTGATCGGCTTAAATCCAGTTCCGTTTAGGTTAGCCTTATACATAAGGGCATAGTATGGGTCAATTCCCGGCTCTCGACCACGAGCTGCGAAATAGACTTTCTTACCCACTGTATCAACTTGCTGAATTCTACCTGTCACAAAATAACCGCTGTTAGTGATCTTATTTTTTAGAGCACCAGTAATTCCATCATATAGGTAAAGTTGGCCCCAGCCATTTCTTTCAGACCACCAAATTAGCTCTTCACCTTCGTTTAAGATGGATAATTGCGTGTTTGGCGAGTAGAAGTATGGATAGTTCGTATCAGTAAACAGTGTCTTCACGTCGCCCGTAGTTGTGTTAATAGAAACCACATCTAACGTATCACTAGTTCTGTTCATTCGCGTAGCAAAAAGCCTGTCGGATGTTTTTCCAGGTAGGTAAGTGTTGATCGTTTGATCAAGGTACTTATCAATCTCTACATCGATTCTATTCTTACTCGGAACCTCGAAAATCGAAAGGTGTGTTTGTGGCACGTCTTGCTCACCAGGCATCGCATACTTATATATTTCGACTTCTGGTCTTGGGTTGCTAAGGTCATTTATGACGAACAATTCCTTAACTTTTCTAGAGTCAGATCTAGTTACGTAGAACTTAGACTCATCTTTGAACCAGCGAACTGCTGCTCTGTATTTCTTGTCTTTTGTAGTATCACCTCTGTCGAAACCGTAGCTGAACCATCTTTCGCCGTCATCGGCTAAAAGAATTTCAGTAGAGTCAGGATCATCGGCACGCATCATATACAAATCATAGTTTTTTGCATAAGTGATGTAGGTGCTATCAGGAGAGTATCCAGCCCAATTAATTCTCTTTTTGGCTTTTTCAGTGGAGTCTCCTTTGGTGATTATTTTAGAATTTACATCGAAGTGATAGTCAATGCTATCCACCATAAAGGTGAAAGTCTTATTGTCATCCTCTAGCTTCCAGCCTTTTAAATCGAGGTTTCGGTGATCCCAAGGCTTACTTGTCAATTCAGAAAGTTGCGCTGCAAAATCAAGGTTATCGAAAAGTTTTGTTTTAGACTTTTTGGCAGGATCTACCATGTAAAAGTTCTTTCCATTGGTGGTGGTGTAGGTATACCAGAACTTATCGCTGTCTTTTAGCCATCGAGGGAAGACTCGAGTGGATTTCAGCATTTTCCTAATATTAGATGATTTGAATTTCTCAGCTGCCTTGAAATTCGCCTTATGCTGCTGTGCTAGCGCAGGTAAGGAAAAAGCCATGAGTATGGCTAAGACTATTGTTTTTTTCATGGTCGAATTTATTTGTAGCCTAAGTTTAGAGCCAGAAAGTGATTAATGCAACCTGTTTCTGCCATATACCTTAATACTGGGATGAACGGAAACAAAAAGGCCCTAACCTGAATGATCAGATTAGGGCCCAAAGATTTTTGTATTTGAATTACATCATAATCGGCATCTCAGCGATTGTGTTTTGCCAACCTACCATTAGGTGTAAACCTCCATCAACTTCTTTAAACATCATTGAAAGTGCTTCAATGCTATCGTCAGATTTACTTACTGGGCCATCTACACGAGCAACTTCTGTACTGTTTTTAAGTGCAAAATTACCCCAAGTGTTCAGTTTAGAGTGTAGCACGAAAGTCCATTTGTCTGCACTTGGAATAGCAAATAATGAATAAGTACCAGCGCTTACTTTTTTACCTCCAATGGTTACATCTTGGTAAAAAGTGATCTCATTCGCCTCGTTAGCGCCCATTCTCCACATTTTTCCGTTTGCAATTTTACCCATCATGTCTCTTCCTTTTAATTGAGGACGACTGTAGACTAATTTGACTTTAGCAGGTACATAATCACCACCTCTCAAATCTGAAAGGGGTACGTTACCAGGGTAAAAGACTTTATCCGTTGGACTCGGGTCAAGACCAGGGAATTTTTGAGCTTGAGCGTTTACCGCAATGAAAGCTAAAGTAAGTGCTACTAAAAAAAATGATCGTTTCATATTTAAAATTTAGTTTGAGTTAATTTTCTATATAACTGTGATTTCTGAATAAGGTTCGAAGCTAATTAATAGAAGAAGATGTAAGAGATGATAACGGCAGCAATTACACCAACTAAGTCAGCTACAAGACCTGCCATTGCGGCATATCGTGAGTTTTTAATCTTTACTGCGCCAAAATAAACGGCTAATACATAGAATGTTGTTTCTGTAGAGCCTTGTAACACACTGGCAACTCTACCTGGAAAAGAGTCAACACCAAAATTCGTATAGGTCTCTAGCATTGCCGCTCGGGCACCTGAACCGCTTAAGGGTTTCATCCAAGCCACAGGTAATGCATCTACGAAGTCAGTATTAACACCAAGTAACTCGAAGAAAACTCTGAAAGCATCATTTACATAGTCCAATGCACCAGAGGCCCTGAAAACACCAATCGCCACTAAA
It encodes the following:
- a CDS encoding TlpA family protein disulfide reductase yields the protein MKKPKKAKVTRRDIIELTVIVSIFAIIYLTGAQAEVFGKVQQVFLETGIVSASELDESSVFTADLNFKVTDRDGNIIDVNTLKGKTIFMNIWATWCPPCVAEMPNINGLKKKLADYDDIVFLMISEDREMETAIKWVDKKGFDLPIHQMVGRLPNMYETGYVPSTFVISPKGEVVVRHTGMANYNTRRFRKFLIKLTEEGVQRN
- a CDS encoding tetratricopeptide repeat protein, which encodes MKRSLIYTCLVLLSSSVFAQNLEEAIKFYKNGDSKSAKGILVEVNSKSEDYEKAQYYLGRIAFDNDDYSQAIDHFKTVIKKNDQNSDYYTWLGNAYGVYAQNSSRIRQGIIAPKIRKNYEKAIAIDPQNLDAQKGLIEYYTQAPAFMGGSLDKALNTAQTIKSFNEKEGYLALSTVYQRKEEYVKAEDALLKLVALDNRYKTSLGTFYQNRAMYEKAFKHFEDMRLNEPENTNAIYQFGRTSALSGQRTEEGIKALETYMTLPIQQGAPSFAAAKMRLGMIYEKIGDKEKAKAYYKSSLSDDPKMQLAKQGLKRVK
- a CDS encoding alanine/glycine:cation symporter family protein: MEVIETAVRDFSNWIWGIPLLILVMGGGLFFMIYSKFTPFLYFRHAINVLRGKYDEDDKEGQISHYEALSTAIASTVGMGNISGVAVAITAGGPGAIFWMWVSAFFGIATKYFTCTLAVMYRGKDSDGEVRGGPMYVITEGLGQKWKPLAVFFCIFALAGALPIFQANQLTAALNTILGPAVGYNTESSFMFLGANISYASMITGLVLMVLVSTVIFGGIKKISKVASKLVPAMVVIYFVLVIYILLQNFAAIPGIFGSIIEEAFTGNAILGGGLGAIIIQGARRAAFSNEAGIGTAPMVHGDTKTDEPVREGLVAMLGPAIDTLIVCTLTALVILSTGVYEPYLGKSVEGIPVTLEAFNQAIPGGAGGYLLGLCIMIFAVSTLLSYSYYGVKCMSFLLGAKRGKIYNYIYIGTIILGAVASLDFVFTLIDSSFALMAIPTILSAILLAPKVTAASKDYFARLKNGEMG
- a CDS encoding DUF2911 domain-containing protein; its protein translation is MKRSFFLVALTLAFIAVNAQAQKFPGLDPSPTDKVFYPGNVPLSDLRGGDYVPAKVKLVYSRPQLKGRDMMGKIANGKMWRMGANEANEITFYQDVTIGGKKVSAGTYSLFAIPSADKWTFVLHSKLNTWGNFALKNSTEVARVDGPVSKSDDSIEALSMMFKEVDGGLHLMVGWQNTIAEMPIMM
- a CDS encoding RidA family protein, whose protein sequence is MEKINAKGAPEALGPYVSAVRTGNLVFCSGQTGINPETGKVDKTCVEGQTKQVMRNLAAVLDSQGLTLNDIVKCNVYLSDIANFDKMNVVYGEMLAGHTPARTTVAVAGLPLNALVEIECIAEVK
- a CDS encoding DUF4399 domain-containing protein translates to MRLVKKLFVILLVVSATWSCSQKEGVSFENLEDGQEVSSPVLVKMGVSGMEVQPAGEVVKGTGHHHMIIDGSFIKTGVPVPANDTHIHYGKGQVEAELNLSPGEHTLTLQFANGIHQSYGEEWSKTITINVK
- a CDS encoding receptor L domain-containing protein, whose product is MKTTLKYLTFSLSLVLILNGCSNDDSIPTTTDNIFLRSQTEVNDFGQKGYEVIKGSLAINSISADDPIVDLSPLNSIISVESVLSISGNSISSLDGLNGLKEVLGDVEIEDNDQLENLDGLSALGSIGGDFTILNNQKLASTSGLGSLNDLGGRLSISFNPELTNLNGFEGVNSLTLLNIYSNTRLVSLNGLNGLNEVEISVFINQNPALETISALSNLNALENLVIQANPNLNNLDGLQGITELNFLDITLNNKLVDMTGLNNLKNVTESLGIGLNLNLQNLNGLENVNVAESVVISSNENLQNLGGLQNLNDTNRIVFLKNPGLSDFCGLTGLFNNQNFNGEVDIRENAFNPSREDILAGNCDN
- a CDS encoding receptor L domain-containing protein, coding for MGVFNGDLFLNTQEAIDDFAKLGYTTIIGDVRIGANNGIESNITSINLTGLTSIQGVLEIANTNLVELNGLSQLVEIQGTLFIQGNPLLRNLDGLDNLSTIDALSIVGNAELQNINTLSRLRNLSTLIVSDNPKLTSLLGLANITDVTLNLTISRNPFLSSLSGLMSLMTVGGLLEISETDITSLTGLENLRSINEALIQSNNTLLSLAGLTGLETITGELVIRNNPFLDDFCALKEFVTAEGIDLPISITDNSDNPTLQEIIDEDCDGN
- a CDS encoding S9 family peptidase, producing MKKTIVLAILMAFSLPALAQQHKANFKAAEKFKSSNIRKMLKSTRVFPRWLKDSDKFWYTYTTTNGKNFYMVDPAKKSKTKLFDNLDFAAQLSELTSKPWDHRNLDLKGWKLEDDNKTFTFMVDSIDYHFDVNSKIITKGDSTEKAKKRINWAGYSPDSTYITYAKNYDLYMMRADDPDSTEILLADDGERWFSYGFDRGDTTKDKKYRAAVRWFKDESKFYVTRSDSRKVKELFVINDLSNPRPEVEIYKYAMPGEQDVPQTHLSIFEVPSKNRIDVEIDKYLDQTINTYLPGKTSDRLFATRMNRTSDTLDVVSINTTTGDVKTLFTDTNYPYFYSPNTQLSILNEGEELIWWSERNGWGQLYLYDGITGALKNKITNSGYFVTGRIQQVDTVGKKVYFAARGREPGIDPYYALMYKANLNGTGFKPISTEAANHSMNMSESSKYYVDNYSATDVAPKSLLKDSNGNVIMELESADLSLLYEAGWQMPERFTMKADDGITDLYGVMFKPFDFDSTRKYPIISYVYPGPQVESFGNDFSITSGYNTALAQLGFIVVSMGHRGGSPMRDKYYHTYGYENLRDYALADDKRSIEILADRHDFIDIDNVGIFGHSGGGFMSTAAMLMYPDFYDAAASSAGNHDNNVYNKWWGETHNGVTRVDKKKKDKDGNEYTETTWKAKVKTNPSIAKNLKGHLLITHGTRDNNVNPANSLRLANELMKAGKRFDYMPIPGARHGYGSKRDYYEQMMWYFFAEHLLGDYRNNVDISLPDGN